The DNA sequence GAGCGGCGACCCCGTCGCACCATGCCGCTACTCATCTATCCGGAGAAAGCTTCTCTTTCATCTCTCGAGACGGAAAAGGTGCAATTAGAGATAAGAGCAGGACCGAAGCACATGACGCATTATCACCTTGCAGCAGCAAATTTTGTCCTAGTCCCTCGTCATTTCACACAATTCAACCGATATCAAGAACCACTCTGTTCGGTCCGTTTGTCCAAATGGCGCATTAGATCACCTAGGTATAAGCGTCCTTGCAAGTTCTAACATCCAACACGTGAAGCTACGGTATCTAAACATGTAGATGCGCCGCGGATCACAACCAATCGTGAGGCCGACTATTAACAAAGTAAACTCAAGCCGTGCGACACATGTAAATGCAATGCAGTATGCCAGATTAGAGTGCGTAACCATTGTGCAACGTCGCAACGTGCAACGTGCAGCATCGATGTTTATCTCAAGTTATGCTATTTCGGCATTTGCCATGTCACGTCGAAATACCTTCCCAAGTCTACCAACGCCTCGCTCTCTGCATCGATGCATGATGCTGATGCAGTCGTGCAATCATCCACTTGTGATCACCATCAGCCCAACGCTTCTGCTATCTTGATATTACCCGTGCCCCGCACCATTCCGGCAATTTTTGACTCGAGTGCACACCGACGTACAGCGCTTCCTACTTCCACTTCTGCACCACAACACCGCCGCGCTTGAATTCTGCAATGTCACCTAGCACCTGCGACTTGTCAGTCAACTCCTTGCTAGGGAATGTCGTCATCAGCGCCCACTGGCGACCCTGGCTATCCGGTCTAGCCCTGTCCACAAAGTCGTAGACATCGCCGATGGTGTGTGTGGTGTTGAACCGGGACGACAACCGTGTGCCATCACCGAGGCGAACTTGTAGCGTAAGCGTAGGCGTCGACGAATCCACGTCAACTGTAGGTTGCGCAGAGCCTCCCGAGGTCGAGGCCGCCGTGCTCCCTGAGGCCGGCTGCGGCATGGTACTAGCCGATGAACTTGCACCAGGGGTAGGGCTACCAAGTCTGTTTCCGTTTCCCGAGAAAGGAACGTACTTCTTCTTTGGCTTCACATAGTCCTCATCCTTGTGCGCATGTACCTCGACGTCCACTTCCTGCCCGTGCTCAACGTTTAGAATGTGTAGCGGAGCATGGCCCGTGTTTATCATCTCAAGCGTGCGCGCATTAGCCGGGTCGTCGTAGCGGAACAAGTCGCCGTCATCGACCGAGAAGCCGTCGCGCCAGAGATGGAGTTCGCGATGAGCGCGCGGGGGCGGTGCGGGGATATTGGCGTTGGGGTCCGGGATCGTACGTGAGGGAGCATCGTCACCGCCCAGCGTAGTACCAGCACCACGGAAGAATGAGCTGGTTGGCGGCTCTTCGTCACCACCCGGTCGGGGAGCATTCCTGGGTATGTTAGCCTGATGACTTGCATCAAGCAAGTATAGCGACTTACTGCCGTGCCCGCTTTAGGATGCTGTTGATCTGATCGCGAGGATTCGACTGGTTGGGGTTTTGGACTGCTAGGCCCGACTTCTCGCCACCGGCAAAGAAGTCCTGGTTCTCTTCATCCGGTCCGTCGTCGccatcatcgtcgtcgtgGGCGTGTCCGTGTCCGCCACCTGATTGCAAGTCCCTCAGCGTCCTCGCACCTGCCACACCTCGTTGTGTGGGCTGTCCACGGCCAGCGGCAGGCcgagatgatgatgatgctgctgctggtgccTGTGAAGGAGGAACGTACGCGCCACCAAGAGTGCGTCCGCCGCCAGCGCTTGTTGGTGGCGGAGGGTTCTGCGTGGGATCGGGTGTTGGATCGGAATCGGCCATGTCGACGTCGGGCTCAGAAGTAGCGTCTTGTTGTTCAGTAGACTCGTCGAAAAAGAGAGTCGCAGCGAGACCGAGATCACCGTTGGATGCGTTTAGGTAGCGTTCGGCCTTTGAAGTGAGTTAGTGAGCAGCTCTAATAGCTTCCATGACCTTCTGCATACCGTTGCCGCGTCAAGGCCAGTGAGATTAGCGAGCTCTGCAATCTGCGCGTCTCTGTTGGGTGCAGCTTCAGACATTACAAGCAGTTGTGTTGGACTGGAGCTAGTGATAGGCTGATGTAGTGGGTAGCGCAGTTGAGTGAGTGTAGTAGCTGTGGAGGGGTCCAAGGTTAACTGCGGGCTCTTACTCAAGCGGAAGCTGGTGACGTCGCTCCTTCACCTTGGACTTTCACGGTAGCAAGGAACGGTGAAGAGTGGATGAAAGAAATCTTGACCTTGTAATCACATCCACAGGATTAAGGTCAGAAAAAGCCCCAGAAACTACCAGGCTCGTCGTGAACAGCACAACTCCCAATCCAACCCCTTCCTGCATCAAAGTTCCGATGCAGCAGCGCCAAGACCGGAATTGAGTTGAGCCTCACAAACACCACATCCAGCACCTGCCTCAGAAACATCCCGTGACCAACCAGCGGGAAACGCGTAAACCACACGTCTCAATCCCATCTCCCCATTGTACTTGCTGGCCAATTACACCTCACACCTCACAACCCACTCACACTCACGAAAACGTACCCTCCGCATCACCTCCGCGTGGGGCTCCCGTCGCCCAAACCATCGCAACCATCgcaaccaccaccaccaccaccaccaccaccaccaccgcgCAACATGACATCACCCAGCCCCAACCTAACCTCCTCGGGAATAACCATCCCCTCGGACAGCGAAAACTACGACGCCAACAACGAACTCTCCAGCACCTCCAGCAGCACAAACACCACCACATCATCCCCCCTGATCCTGTACAAACCACCCACACTATGGGGCCTACTCCGCGGCGCAGCAATTAATCTCCTCCTGCCATTTGTCAACGGGTTGATGCTTGGGTTTGGCGAGTTGGTTGCGAATGAAGCTGCGTATCGGTTGGGGTGGAGTGGGACCAAGGTATGTGAAATCTTCTCATGTGTGTGGTCTGGAGTCTGtatggtggtggtggtgatgggAGGGGGAAGGGGAAGGGGCTATTTGGGCCGCGTTTTGAAAGGATATCATGCTAACCAACATTTTTCGCGCCACAAACAGATATTTCCCACGCACCGCTCAGGTTCGGATTCCCGTCGTGTAGGTCCTGGTGTAGAGATGCGTGCGGATCCTGTGGAGAGGAGACGGCGGAATGGACAGGAGATGGATATGTATACTTCGATGGAGTAAGAAGGGTGGATATATACAATCACAGGAGGGGAGATAAACATGTAGACATGCGAACACGCGGCGGTGGCATGAGGAGCACCAAACTAGCATCGAGAGAGAGAAAGACACGAAAATGTCTTAACAAAGCATCAAGATACAGGAGCATACACATGACGTTCCGAATATTCGTACAAGAAACAGCTCTACTATACTACACTACACCACACCCACAGTGCTGACTCCCCCATTCGTCCCTTTATCCATTTGAGGTGAGGTGAAATTTCCCTTTTCGCAAAAAAATGAACAAGATTGAAACACCTCAAGTCGCGCCGTTCGTGCATATATATCATACACAGCTCCCATTCAGGTCACTCACTCGCCAGTATCTGACTACGACCTATTCTCGAACCTCCTCCTTCGCTCAATCTCATAATCCTcctccctcttcttcttcctcgccAGCTCCGGCGTCATCTTCTTCCCCCCATACCCCATTTTGCTCATCCAAGCATCTGCACCACTGTTCATCCTTCTGTAGATAAAACTCAACCGGTAGTTGCGCCTGTAGTAGTCCAGTTTCTCGGGTATTGTCAGACCCTTTGTACCCTCTTCGTAATCCACGTCACGGTCAGGTCTCTCGCGGTTGATAGGCTTGGCCTCTGGTTTTAGATGGGCAGGCAGGGGAGCGTCGGCTTTGATTTTGATGTCAGAGAGGGAGCGGCGAGTGGTGCCTGATGATGACCTGGGCGTGGGCGCCTGGTACCGGACTCTGCTACTACCCGTAGTAGTCTTGATATTGCTCAACTTCATCTTGCCCTGAACAATGGGGGTATAAAGTTCGAGGCTCTCCTTGCTGGGGATAGGGCGGATGCGAATGAAGCGACGGAACTTGTTCTGACGGAGTAGCCAACCCGTCATACCACCCAAGAGGGCCGACGTGAAGAAGTAGATTTGTATAGCCGCGGCCTGGAACGCAGTGACCGCGCCGAGAAAAAACGCCATTACAGTCATCATGGTCTTTTGGCTCTTGCTCGCAGTTTGTAGACCGGTCTCGCCTCCCAACTGTTTTGTTCAAATTAGCCATTGTTGCAAGCGCAGAATACAAAAAGGGGAAAACGAAATATGTACCTTGAAGACGGTGTACATCATGGCGGTAGTAGCGACCGGTAGAAAAAAGTATGGGTCGCGAGTTGTCAAGTCGGAAAACCACAGGAATCCATCCGTCGTCATTCCAGGTATTGGAAGTTCGGCCATGGCCCTCATAAGCCGAAAGGCAGATATGCCAATCCAACCTTGGGCTATCATGAAGCCACCCATCGAAGCCATGCCGCCTATAAAGGGTCTGATGGCTTCCTGCTGTTGCATCCTATACATGTCGGCTGCCTGCTTGTCGCCGCGTGCTATGGCATCTTCCATCTTGTCTTGCAGAGGCTTGGTAATGGGGCCCAAAGATGCCATGACTGCTGCCTTGTCCGAAGTCATCGCTTGGAGGGCAAAGGTAACGCAGCGAACGGCCACAGCAGCCGCCATGATGCTTCCGGCCCAGCCCCAGCCTGACGATATGTAGATGGCCTCTAATCCCTGTTGCATGAGTGTCGTCATACCATAACCATAGTCCAAGCCCATCTCCTTCATTTGTCCCACATGATCGATCAGGCGCGTAGGGTCGAATTCGATAGCATCAGGGGGGAGGGTATCCTTCACTGGGTCTACGCCAAAGAGTTCATCGAGTGTCTGCGGGTTGCTGGTGGTGGTTGCGCTCTCTGCAATTGGACTCGCTCCATCAGACGCTCCATCCACTACAGCAGCCTTGTCGATACCTGCAGGCGCAAGTTCGGGTGTGGCTGTGGTAACGGGTTCTGCATCTGCTACAAATTCGGACGTCGGATTATTGGAAAAGTTGGCGATTGGGACTTGCTGTGGAGGCGACATGGCACTGGCGTCGACAGCGCCACCAGATTTTCCCCAGCTCCAAGGAGCATACCATGAAGCGTAGCGGACGGAAGAGGTGCGCAGGAACGCATCGTGCATCCCAGTTGCGCCTGTCCTCCATTGGGCTGACTGAAGTGGGCTTGTTCGACATGTCGGTACCGAGAGGTTGGCGGTTCGGGGAAGCGAGGAGAACTACTACAATTAGTATCTCTATGAAACAGGTTGTGTAGCTGTAAAGGAAGTGTCGTCGTCGCGAAAAGCATGCATGCTTGCCATGTGCGGGACGCCGGGCAAAGTGGGCAATGGCTTGTATGAGTATGCGCACCTTCCTTGTTGCCTTTGATGAGGCTATTAAAGATTGTCGTGAAGCCAGGGGACCGAATTGGGCAGGCCGGAGCCCTCTACTTGGAAGCATTGCGGCGTGTCGTCCGAGGTCATGGACGATGCTGATGCACCAGAATCCTGGCATTCAGAAATGTCGTGCACGGGCCTTTGCTCGCTCTGAACAGTAGCGCAGAACGTGCAAACCTCCGAGATCCCCGCATCACGCCTACCATCATAACACAACATAATTTGTAGAAACTGCATTAACAATCGATTCATGATTCCGCAAGTACTACTGAATCCCTTACACGCTTTTACTGGGTATGATGGCCGCATGGCCCCGTCGTGTCCCAAACACCCATTCGAATGCAACAAGCAACGCCCAAACTATACTGGACACTAAGACTGACAGTAGCCGCCAGAGCGCAGCTACGACTTCTCGAACATGCCCAGACCGATAAAAACAAATGATGGTATGTGAAAACACCGTTACAGGAACCCCCGTTGGGAAAGGTAAAGGAAAAATACTGTACAAGCCTCATAAAAGATGCCGAACGCCCCCTAGGATGCTTGAAAGGTATTATGCGCCATCGTCTGGCTGTTGCCAAGTATAACTCTCGGAGTTCTATTCCTCGTAGTTGTTGCCTTCAGTGACAGCCAAGGCTTCTTCCGCCTGGCCGCCGCCCATCTCCATTGCTTCACCGAACATCTCGTGTGCGCTACCCGAGCTCTTAAACGGATCTTGTATAGGGCTGGTTGGCCCTGCTCCAGAAGTCTCGAAAAGGCCAGGATCGATGGGGGCAATCGACGATGCGCCACTAAAGTTAAGGGGCGCTGTAGCAAAGGTTGGCGAATTTGTGTATGTGGACGTGGTAGCCGTGTTGAAGTAGTCGTTGTCGCCCTGAGCTTGACGAGGCTCGCCTGGAGGTGTGTGCGACTGCTCAGCAGGTGCCGGTTGTAGACTCGAGGATTTCGGAACATCTTCCTTGCGCTTAAATTGGTGCGTCTTCGTCCTTAGGTGCTGTGGGAGGTCCTCCGGATTTGTGATACCCAGTTGATTCATAAGCTTCTGCTGCTTCGTTGGTCGCGGCTTACGCGTCGAGAGGGAGACCTGTAGGATCGGCGGTGGTGATGGCGCAACTGGTGCCCATTTGTGCAGCTCTTGGCGGAAAAAGTTGATTTCGTTGGAAAGCAGAATCTCAGCACCTTCAAGCTTACGTAGGTAGAACCGCTGTGTGGTGAGCTCGTCGGGGCTTGACATCAATGGGTTGATGTACTGGGCCACATAGTCGCGGAACTTTGTACCATGGTCGATGAGTGACTCCAGtgtctcttcttcttcgggTTGGAATGGCAAACCAGGGAGCTCGTCTTGCCATTGTTGCAGGTCCTCCAGCTTCGGGCGGGTCGCATCGCGGGGTATTTTGACACGATAGTCGCAGATTGGACATGTGTATTTGTCGTCTTCCTTGACCTTGCCACGTGCAATCTTCAAGCACTTGCCGTGATACCTGTCATTGTCAGTATATGCGTCTTCAACACTATAGTGCAACTTACCATTCGTGACACAACTCGCATTCAATCATCATACCAGCTTCGGGTTTTCGGCAGATACAGAACACGTCTCTACTAGATCCGGAACCATCTACCTCTTCACCTTCGGCCGGACTCTGTTCACGCGAAGCGGGCTCCACGGGCATGCGAGGCTGGTCAGACAAGTCAAAACAGGAGCGGTTGCGCTCGTCCACTTGCTTCATGTGCGCATGCAGGATATGGAGAGGGGCATTGGCTTTGCCGAAAAGCTTCTTGCCTCGCCTCATCCAATCTTCGTGTCGCTTCTGCTCCTTCTCGAGATCAGTTGTGCCGTTCGGCTTGCAGTTGAGTGCGTTGAGTGACTCCATGGCATTGCGCACTTCCATATACTTTGGTCGCTGTGAGAAGTCGGGGTTCTTGCTTCGCTCGTACAAGGACATAATGAGCTCTTGCGCATCCCTCTGCTTCTTCAAGATGGCATCCATGGCAGCCCTGGTTTCCGGTGGTACTGGAAGATTTGTCGCTTGCTTTGAGAAAGTATCAAGTTGCTGGTAGTGCACATTCTCCACCTCCATGAGTTCTTTGGCTTTCTTGTCCCAAAACTCACCTTGCCTTCGCTTCTCCTGCAAGAATTGAAGCTCGGGATGGTGCTCTGGCATACCAACTTCAGTACCGTTCTTGATAAGATCACCAACCTCCACCAGTGTCGGTGTAGGCTTGAGCCTGAATTCTTGTACTTCTTGGAGCCATTTCAATTGCTGAACGACCTTTTCAAGCGATTCAAGCTCGGGTAGATCCACATTGAAGCCTTTGCCTTCTTCGAGAAGTTCATCAAGTCGAGTGATGCTTTGCTCGACTGGTCTGTCACGCAGGGCAATACGCGCTCTAGTTTGGAAATCGACAATGCTTTCCGCCCGTTCTCGGAGAGTTGTTATCTCGGGGCTTTCGAACCCCAGATCTCTTGCCTGGTTGAGAAGCTTCTGAATGTTCTCCACATTGCGGTACTCGCGCTCCTTCTCGTCCGCCTCGGCAATGGCTGACTTGCTAGGCCTTCCCCTTCCAGGACGCTCGGCCTTGCGGCGGGCTTGTTGCTTCCGAGTTGTGTAAAGGATAGCTTCCTCAGCAACTTCTTGGCATTTTTCAACGAAGTCCTTCAGATCCTGAAGACCCTTAAGTTCCCAGTCAATCTTCTCGCCTTCATTCAAGAGAGCGCGCATAGTCTTTAGCTGGGGTCGGGGACCTTCGGCGAGCATCGCGTCCATCTTGGATAACCAAACTTCCGGAGTTCCTGCCTTGTCGATGATTCTCTGGGCCAACGAAGTAAGATCGTCCTCTGGCATGCGGTATACTAGCATGTGTTGGCTTTTAGCTCCAGAGTAGCGATCAGCCTCTGAGGTATCAGGGCAGCATTCAAAGCTTCCGGCATGTTGTAGGCAGAGAACCTTCTTCGCGTTGCGGCAGTAGAAACGCGATAGATAACCATACGATTTGCAGAAGGCGCAC is a window from the Pyrenophora tritici-repentis strain M4 chromosome 7, whole genome shotgun sequence genome containing:
- a CDS encoding Cdc48-dependent protein degradation adaptor protein (Shp1), encoding MSEAAPNRDAQIAELANLTGLDAATAERYLNASNGDLGLAATLFFDESTEQQDATSEPDVDMADSDPTPDPTQNPPPPTSAGGGRTLGGAYVPPSQAPAAASSSSRPAAGRGQPTQRGVAGARTLRDLQSENQDFFAGGEKSGLAVQNPNQSNPRDQINSILKRARQNAPRPGGDEEPPTSSFFRGAGTTLGGDDAPSRTIPDPNANIPAPPPRAHRELHLWRDGFSVDDGDLFRYDDPANARTLEMINTGHAPLHILNVEHGQEVDVEVHAHKDEDYVKPKKKYVPFSGNGNRLGSPTPGASSSASTMPQPASGSTAASTSGGSAQPTVDVDSSTPTLTLQVRLGDGTRLSSRFNTTHTIGDVYDFVDRARPDSQGRQWALMTTFPSKELTDKSQVLGDIAEFKRGGVVVQKWK
- a CDS encoding TOM13 domain containing protein, whose protein sequence is MTSPSPNLTSSGITIPSDSENYDANNELSSTSSSTNTTTSSPLILYKPPTLWGLLRGAAINLLLPFVNGLMLGFGELVANEAAYRLGWSGTKIFPTHRSGSDSRRVGPGVEMRADPVERRRRNGQEMDMYTSME
- a CDS encoding YidC, Preprotein translocase subunit YidC translates to MHDAFLRTSSVRYASWYAPWSWGKSGGAVDASAMSPPQQVPIANFSNNPTSEFVADAEPVTTATPELAPAGIDKAAVVDGASDGASPIAESATTTSNPQTLDELFGVDPVKDTLPPDAIEFDPTRLIDHVGQMKEMGLDYGYGMTTLMQQGLEAIYISSGWGWAGSIMAAAVAVRCVTFALQAMTSDKAAVMASLGPITKPLQDKMEDAIARGDKQAADMYRMQQQEAIRPFIGGMASMGGFMIAQGWIGISAFRLMRAMAELPIPGMTTDGFLWFSDLTTRDPYFFLPVATTAMMYTVFKLGGETGLQTASKSQKTMMTVMAFFLGAVTAFQAAAIQIYFFTSALLGGMTGWLLRQNKFRRFIRIRPIPSKESLELYTPIVQGKMKLSNIKTTTGSSRVRYQAPTPRSSSGTTRRSLSDIKIKADAPLPAHLKPEAKPINRERPDRDVDYEEGTKGLTIPEKLDYYRRNYRLSFIYRRMNSGADAWMSKMGYGGKKMTPELARKKKREEDYEIERRRRFENRS